One window of the Haloarcula halobia genome contains the following:
- a CDS encoding transcription factor S produces MQFCDDCGSMMHADGDEMVCQSCGARVEKDTDRAAAFVTTDEQSDDDVIETEEGANFEGKPTANDVTCDECGHGKAWYTIKQTGSADEPPTRFFKCQDCGHRWREYN; encoded by the coding sequence ATGCAGTTCTGTGACGACTGCGGGTCCATGATGCACGCCGACGGGGACGAGATGGTCTGTCAGTCCTGTGGCGCCCGCGTCGAGAAAGACACCGACCGCGCCGCCGCGTTCGTCACGACGGACGAACAGAGCGACGACGACGTCATCGAGACCGAGGAAGGCGCGAACTTCGAGGGCAAGCCGACCGCGAACGACGTGACCTGCGACGAGTGTGGCCACGGCAAGGCCTGGTACACGATCAAACAGACCGGGTCGGCCGACGAACCGCCGACGCGATTCTTCAAGTGCCAGGACTGTGGCCACCGCTGGAGAGAGTACAATTAA
- a CDS encoding ZIP family metal transporter, with product MANNGVTFFNNTREISVAGVASVVGLVALTALAVAGGAQKVLVIAWVAFAAMALGAWLGANADRTNPHRLVWGYGLASGAMITSAAMFLVPQAMGLGSAAGTPRVGGIGIALGVVAGYATHTIGHRLTHLDAGIDTTTAAIAAHALSAGLIIGLVYASMPSLGLLLGLAIVSHKGPAGYAAARRLARNDQSVTGLLLPAAGVGLTAIPMALVTVPDAPVVNALVFGFAAGIFLHVAMDFLPSCEAGSEIDEACSLHEHSHDLLDELRTHAVGSTVVGAAVVVVAWTLV from the coding sequence ATGGCTAATAATGGAGTTACATTTTTTAATAACACGCGGGAGATATCAGTGGCCGGCGTCGCCAGCGTCGTCGGGCTGGTCGCGCTGACAGCGCTGGCCGTCGCCGGCGGGGCCCAGAAGGTTCTTGTCATCGCCTGGGTGGCCTTCGCGGCGATGGCGCTGGGCGCGTGGCTCGGCGCGAACGCCGACCGGACGAACCCACACCGGCTGGTCTGGGGCTACGGCCTCGCCAGCGGGGCGATGATAACGTCGGCCGCGATGTTCCTCGTGCCACAGGCGATGGGGCTGGGGTCGGCGGCTGGCACCCCGCGCGTCGGCGGCATCGGTATCGCGCTGGGCGTCGTCGCCGGCTACGCCACCCACACCATCGGTCACCGCCTGACCCACCTCGACGCGGGCATCGACACGACGACGGCCGCCATCGCCGCCCACGCGCTCTCCGCGGGGCTCATCATCGGCCTGGTCTACGCCTCGATGCCGTCGCTGGGGCTCTTGCTCGGCCTGGCCATCGTCTCGCACAAGGGGCCCGCCGGCTACGCCGCCGCCCGGCGCCTGGCCCGCAACGACCAGTCTGTCACCGGGCTGTTGCTCCCCGCTGCCGGGGTCGGCCTCACCGCCATCCCCATGGCGCTGGTGACGGTGCCCGACGCGCCCGTCGTCAACGCGCTCGTGTTCGGCTTCGCCGCCGGCATCTTCCTCCACGTCGCGATGGACTTCCTGCCGAGCTGCGAGGCCGGCAGCGAGATCGACGAGGCCTGCTCGCTGCACGAACACTCCCACGACCTGCTGGACGAGCTGCGGACCCACGCCGTCGGGTCCACCGTCGTCGGCGCGGCGGTCGTCGTCGTCGCCTGGACGCTCGTTTGA
- a CDS encoding SDR family NAD(P)-dependent oxidoreductase — protein sequence MADRTAVVTGASRGIGEQVARTLAAAGVHVILCARDAEEIQAVADDIESAGGAVTALRADVRDQFDVERLVERAARAGGPISYLVPNAGVYHGSPGETPLSAESYAAFDDHMRTNARGVFVTVREAMPHLADDARIVVPTGAVAREGMPGYGSYAVSKAAAEAIVRGFAVDLDVPVGAVDPGQVSTALSGDGGRDPEAVARMVRWALEDRPGEDLNGNVLTWRDYRDATR from the coding sequence ATGGCCGACCGAACCGCCGTCGTCACGGGGGCGAGCCGGGGCATCGGCGAACAGGTAGCACGGACGCTGGCAGCGGCCGGGGTACACGTGATACTCTGTGCCCGGGACGCCGAGGAGATACAGGCCGTCGCGGACGACATCGAGTCCGCGGGCGGGGCAGTGACGGCGCTCCGGGCCGACGTGCGCGACCAGTTCGACGTCGAACGCCTGGTCGAACGGGCGGCCAGGGCAGGCGGACCGATATCGTACCTCGTCCCCAACGCCGGCGTCTACCACGGGTCCCCCGGCGAGACGCCGCTCTCGGCGGAGTCCTACGCCGCCTTCGACGACCACATGCGGACGAACGCGCGGGGCGTGTTCGTCACCGTCCGCGAGGCGATGCCCCACCTGGCCGACGACGCGCGCATCGTCGTCCCCACGGGCGCCGTCGCCCGCGAGGGTATGCCCGGATACGGGTCATACGCCGTCTCGAAGGCCGCGGCGGAGGCCATCGTCCGGGGGTTCGCCGTCGACCTGGACGTGCCCGTCGGCGCCGTCGACCCCGGACAGGTCTCGACGGCGTTGTCCGGCGACGGCGGCCGGGACCCCGAGGCCGTCGCCCGGATGGTCCGATGGGCCCTGGAGGACCGCCCCGGCGAGGACCTGAACGGGAACGTGTTGACCTGGCGCGACTACCGGGACGCAACGCGATAG
- a CDS encoding NUDIX hydrolase — protein sequence MTLEARTREAVRAELERLVDVYGDVPVERETATNEPDLFSGGRELAEEGWLGEAGAWVENDAGEVLLIRHEGAPDTWGTPGGAHDPGENLGDTARRAVRETTGVECDLTSIYFARWKTVVEAADDAERLHMLTVEFEAAATSEDVTAGADGVLEARWFGTLPDRLHEVPARKVADEGE from the coding sequence ATGACACTCGAAGCCCGGACCCGCGAGGCCGTCAGGGCCGAACTCGAACGCCTCGTCGACGTGTACGGCGACGTCCCCGTCGAACGCGAGACGGCCACCAACGAGCCCGACCTGTTTTCCGGCGGGCGCGAACTCGCCGAGGAGGGGTGGCTCGGCGAGGCCGGGGCGTGGGTCGAGAACGACGCCGGCGAGGTCCTGCTCATCCGGCACGAAGGCGCGCCGGACACCTGGGGGACGCCCGGCGGGGCCCACGACCCCGGCGAGAACCTCGGGGACACCGCCCGGCGCGCGGTCCGCGAGACGACGGGCGTCGAGTGCGACCTCACGAGCATCTACTTCGCCCGCTGGAAGACCGTGGTCGAGGCCGCCGACGACGCAGAGCGGTTGCACATGCTCACCGTCGAGTTCGAGGCCGCGGCGACGAGCGAGGACGTGACCGCCGGCGCCGACGGGGTGCTCGAGGCGCGCTGGTTCGGGACGCTCCCGGACCGCCTCCACGAGGTCCCCGCGCGGAAGGTGGCCGACGAGGGCGAGTGA